In Bacillus weihaiensis, the genomic stretch TAAACATTACTTAGGGAAGAGTTCCGGATCAAAACATGATTATGATTTATGAGGAGGAAGCTTTAAATGACTAAAAAACGTCTTTTTACTTCAGAGTCTGTAACTGAAGGCCACCCAGATAAAATTTGTGACCAAATTTCAGATTCTATTTTAGATGCAATTATTTCGAAAGACCCTAATGCACGTGTAGCTTGCGAGACATCTGTAACAACTGGATTAGTATTGGTTGCAGGAGAAATTACAACGAGTACGTATGTTGATATCCCTAAAATTGTGCGTGAAACAATTAAAGATATTGGGTATACTCGTGCTAAATATGGTTTTGATGCAGAAACTTGCGCAGTTCTAACTTCTATTGATGAGCAATCTGCAGATATCGCACTAGGTGTTGACCAAGCTTTAGAAGCTCGTGAAGGACAAATGTCAGATGAGGAAATTGATGCAATCGGTGCAGGTGACCAAGGTCTAATGTTCGGATTTGCTTGTAATGAAACAAAAGAGTTAATGCCTCTTCCTATTTCATTAGCTCATAAGCTTTCTCGTCGTTTAACTGAAGTACGTAAAGAGGAAATTCTTCCTTACCTACGTCCGGATGGTAAAACTCAAGTAACGGTTGAGTATGATGAAAATAACAAACCAGTTCGTATTGATACGATCGTGATCTCTACACAACACCATCCTGAAATTACGTTAGAGCAAATTCAACGTAATTTAAAAGAGCATGTTATTAATCCTGTTGTACCTACAGAATTAATTGATGAAAACACAAAATATTTTATCAATCCAACTGGTCGTTTTGTAATCGGTGGACCTCAAGGGGATGCTGGTTTAACTGGTCGTAAAATTATCGTTGACACATATGGCGGATATGCTCGTCATGGTGGTGGAGCATTCTCAGGTAAGGATGCAACGAAAGTTGACCGTTCTGCTGCATATGCTGCGCGATATGTAGCGAAAAACATTGTAGCTGCTGGACTTGCTGACAAATGTGAAGTTCAATTAGCATATGCAATTGGTGTAGCACAGCCAGTGTCTATTTCAATTGATACATTTGGAACTGGAAAAGTTTCTGAAGATGTTTTAGTTGATGTAGTACGTAATAACTTTGATCTTCGCCCAGCAGGAATTATTAAAATGCTTGACCTACGTCGTCCTATTTACAAGCAAACGGCTGCTTATGGACACTTTGGACGTAATGATCTAGATCTTCCATGGGAAAGAACAGACAAAGCGGATGCGTTAAGCAAAGAAGCTTTACAATAAGGTGATCTAATAGTGTGTGAACAAGTAAGAATACGCGTTTCTTACTTGTTAGATATAAAAAAGAGGGGGTGACTCAAAAGGTTGTTAAATAACGACCTTTTGAGCACCCTTTCTTTCTGAAGTAATCGGTATTTCTTTCAGCTTTTCTTCTAGCCCCGCGGAAGGGGCGGACTTTTCCTCTTCTTGAAGGATTTGCTCAATTTGTAAAGCTAGTTGACGATATTGGTCATCTAAACTTTTTTCGTATTTTTCTGTCGCTTTTCTCCAAATAAATATATATTGATTTGCATTTGCTTCTATCTTAGTCCCATCAACAAAATAGTGCTCCAGCTTTACCAATCCTTTTTCACGTAGTAACTCTACAATTGAAAAGAAGACTTGATAGATAATGTCTTTCATACGGTCAGATCGAAACCGATTGATCGTTCGAAAATCAGGAGTTTGACTATCCGATTTTTTTGTTGTTTAATTATTCTTTAAAAAAGACTGTTTTCGTAGGGGTTTTACTTCTATGAATACAATTTTAGATCGATAGTGCAATGGAACGTCCCGGTTTTTACGTTAACTCAATTAAAAAGATAAAAGTATGAAAAGAGGCTAACCCAAGGTCTAAAATCTAGACTTTTGGGTCAGCCTCCATTTTTATAAGGCTCTTTCTTAAACGTTGTAGCTAATAAATATCATCATCTTTCTTCTTCATTGTAAAGGGGGAAAAACAAGCTGAATTTTGTGCCTTCACCTACTTCACTTTCTACCTCAAGTGTGCCACCGTGTAAATGAACAAGTTGTTTGACGATAGCTAAGCCTAGCCCTGTTCCACCTTCTTTTCGATTTCGGGCTTTGTCGCTTCGGAAAAACCGTTGTCCAATTTGCTCTGTATCAACTTTTGTCATTCCTATACCATTATCGGCTATAGAAAAGTGAATTTTCTCTTTTTCTTCACGTAAAGTAAGAGTGATTTTTCCTTGAGAATTTGTATAGCGTATAGCATTTTCTATTAAGTTATAGACAATTTGTTGGAGTCGATCTTCGTTTCCATTAATAATGATCTCGTCATCTAAACTGACTGTAATCTGCAGCTCTTTTTCTTTGATCCGATAATTAAAACGTTCGAGTGTATCGAGAATTAACTGGGAAAAAACGATTGGCATCTTTACCAACTGATAATGAGTGCTCTCAAGCTGAGCCAAATCTAACAAATCATTTACTAAACGTTTCATTCGTTCTGATTCTTGTTGAATGAGTACTAAATATTTTTTTGCTTCGTCCTCTGTTTCATAAAGCCCTTCTTGTAATACCTCGCTATAGCCCTTTACATAGCTTAATGGCGTTCGTAATTCATGGGCAACATTTGCAAGGAATTCTTTCTTTCGTATGTCTGTTTCATGAAGGGCCTTACTCATATAATTAAAGGTTTCGGCTAGTTTCCCAATTTCATCTTGTGACTGAACAGGAATGACTTTAGAGAATTGACCCTTCGCAAGGTCGTTAGCATATTGTTTCATTTCATGAATGGGCTGTAAGAATGAATGACTCATTCGATTTACAATGAAAAAAGTGAGAAGGAAAAAAACTACGCCTACTGCGATTAACAATGGAGTTGACTGGTTAAATACTTCTGTAATGGGAGAAAGAGGTAAATATAAGTATAAAATCCCACTCAAACTTTTGTTATCAAGCAATGGAATGACAACACCCATGATTTTTCTGTCAAATCTTTCTTCGTACCCCACTTTTATAAGGTGTTCCCCAGTTAAAAGCTGTCTTCTTTCCTGCTCTGTAATTAATGCTTGGTGATTAATTTCAAAGGGTAAACATGCACTTAGTTCTCTAGGATTATCAATAAATAATACTTCTGATTCACTTATCGAATTGTACCAGCTAATATAAGAGGGGTAATCTTCTGTTGGAATCTGCTCAACCGAATAATAATGCGAGAGCTTTTGTCCCTCAGACACTAAGGATTCTTCAACATCCTTTACATAGAGATCTCGATATAAATAATGAATAAATAAAAAGGAAAATAAGATCGTGACACAAAGAATACATGCAAATAACAAGCGAACTTTTGATTTTAATGATAAAGAATGAATCGTTTTCTTATATAATCTCAAATTTGTAGCCAACCCCCCAGACAGTTTGAATGAGGCTTGAAGAGTTCATTAATTTAATACGAAGCGTCTTAATATGGGTATCTACTGTCCGTTCACTACCTAAATAATCAACGCCCCAAATCTTTTGTAAAAGATGTTCTCTAGAAAAGACTTGATCTCGATGCATGGCTAAAAAGTAGAGAAGCTCATATTCCTTTAAAGTGAGTGTAAGTGCTTGCCCATCGCAGGATACTTTTCTTGCTTTTAAATTAAAGTGAAGGGGCCCAATTACTTTAGTGTCATCTTCCAGGCTTATTGAAGGTTCTTGAGATACTCTCCTTAGAACGGCTGCCACTCTTGCTAATAATTCACCTGGACTAAATGGTTTAACAACATAATCATCTGCTCCAAGCTTCAGCCCGTAAATCCGATCTGTCTCATCACTACGGGCAGTTAAAAAGATAATGGGTATATTCTTTTTGCTGTGAATCTCTTTAGCTACAGTAAAACCATCCTTTATTGGCATCATGACGTCTAATAAAATGAGATGTGGTGTTTGATTTTCCAGTAGTGTACGTGCGGTGTCTCCATCAGCTGCTTCCATAACGGAATATCCATCTTTTTGTAAATAAAGCCGAATGAGCTGTCTCATATCTTGTTCATCGTCTACGACTAAAATTGTTTTGTTTTCCATTAATTTTCTCCTTCTCGGTTAAGCAAGTGTAAAGGTCCGTCTCCGACAGGAATGGTCTTCACCTGTTCAAAGGTAAGTAAGTCAATCACGTTTACTTCATTCGCATCATAGCTGCTAATATATAGGAAGTGATCAGAGAGCACCATTGAAAACGGGTTTGCTCCCACATCTAAGGACCGTATTTCCTTGTATGTACTCAATTCAAATTCTCTAAGAGTGTTTGATCCATGACTTAATACATAAATTGAATCTTGATAAACCGCAAAATCTACTGGCATAATAGGTGCAGGAATCTTTGCTAGCTGCTGCCTTTGTGATAAGTCATACACATAGACTTCTTCTTGAATATGTTCTCCTGTTCCATGTCCACCGAGCCATAGTTCATTATTTTGTACAAGACCACCAGATGCACCTTTAATAGCTTGAAAGGAATCGATTAGCTCTATATCTTTTTTTGAAAGTACAGTTATGCTAGGGTGATCAAGATAACTGACATATAGGTAATCCTTCTGTTCGAAAAGGAAATAAGGTGTATACTCTAAAGAGACTTCCTTTACTAAGTCACCGTGTTTATTAACCATCTGAACTTTTTTCTCATCCTGATTTGCAAAGTAAACCATATTGTTAGAGACTAGGGCTGTTTCAATGCCTGTCCCAAGATTCCATTTTGTAGATTTTCCAGTAGAAAGTTCATAAAGATAGCTTTCATCCGCCTCTTTATTTAATAAAAGTAACTGATCGTCAGAAATGAATAGACCATTTTTAAAAGGGTGTGGAATGTCCCACGTGACTATTTCTTGAGTGTCATTTTCAATAAAGGTAATGGTCTGATCATATATGTTTAAGCTTGCGATAAGTGATTGATTCTTAGGTATGGGTGTTAAGTTTGTTTGTGAACAGGCACTTACTACTAGAATCAAAAGGATAAGTTGGAATGTTCGTTTTGTTCGTTTCATTGTTACCTCTTTTCACTTTTTTTTGGCTATTTTCCAGTCTGGTTGAATTTCGTTCCAGTTGCTCGCTTTTTTGCGGGGTGGCGTTGATCCTCCCTCAGCGTAAACGGCTGTGGAGTCTCATCTGTCCCACTCCTTCCGCAGGAGTCTCGCACTTTTGCTCCATTCAACCTTAAGCAGTTTTCGTTCAAAGAACCTACTTAACGGCAACTATCTCTTAGAAAAGATATGGAATAGACTTTCTTGTCGTATAGTAAACTTTGTTTTTAGAGTGGTAACTAAAACATTCGAGATTTTGGGAAGGTACACCTTTTTTTATAACGTGAAAGCCTTGTGACCATTGGACTGAGATTTATGAAATTGACTCAACTAGCAACAAAGTGTAAGAAGAGCTTTTCTTAAAGAGTTCTTTCCTATTGTAACAAAGTTTATTATAATCATGACTTGTGAATAATGAATGAAGTATCTAAAAATAAGGAGATTTCTTCACAAAAAACACACAATTTTACGTTACGATTTTAGTCAAAAGGAATGTAATATGTCTTTATTATAGAAAGTTGTAAATTGTTTTTAACAAGTAGCTAATGAATGAAAATGACAGGTGATGACCATGTTCGATAGCTCCTTTTTAAAACATTCGGCTCACAAAAAAGATTGGAGGACAAAGGGGAATGAAGATGAAAGTATTATTGACCATAGCAATAACCGGAATGCTGCTCCTTACTGGTTGTCAAAATAAGGATGAAGAAACGAATTCACATAGTGTGCATGAAGATTCCTCAGATGTTGTGAAAACCCCTAAGGTAGAAATTATTGGTAGTGAACATGTGGATCCAAATAAAGAGGCTACTATTGGAGCAAATGTATATTATGGTGAAGATTTAGTCGATGATGCTGAAGTTACCTTTGAGATAACTGATCCTGCTGGTGCATCTGAGAAGATAGAAGCAGCTCTCATAGAAAATGGGTATTATGAAGTAACCTATACGTTTATTGAGAATGGTATATATGAAGTTATTGCCCATACAAACGTCAAAAGTTATCATACTATGCCTAAAATGACTGTTCAAGTTGGGGAAGGTCATAGTGAAAAAGGTGAAGTAGAAAGAGAAAGCGGTCATGAACACCATCATCGTTCAATTGAAGTGATAACAGATGACCTCACAGGCTTCATTTTTAATAAAGAGCAGCAATTAACCACTACCATACTTGAGAATGATCAGCCATTTCCTCATGCAAAGGTTAGATTTGAGATATGGGCTAATGGAGAAGAAAAACACGAATTCATTGATGCAAATGAAGGAGAAGAAGAAGGAACATACCAATCACTATACACATTTAGAAAAACAGGAGAATATAACATAACGGTACATGTGGAGAAAGAAGAAATTCATGAGCATGTTGAACTTCATGTAGATGTAAAAGAGGAATAGCATGAAGAGTTTATACATAATTATAGTTTTAGAAGAAGGAGTTTATGAGCTTCTTCTTCTTTTTTTTGTTTAGTAGTCTATCGTTTTATTGTTTGTTGAATTGAGATACCCTTGATAGATACCCTTGATTTACCTATAGGCTAGAAAACATGCTGTTGTAGAGATAATGATTCAATTCTACTTACTTTTACAAAAAATTTACTCAAAATCTACCAATAAATGATAAAATAATCATTATTGACAAAATTACACATTAATGGAGGTTTTCTTATGAATAACCAATTTAACACACCTAAAGGCTTTGGTCAGATTTTAGATCATACGTTCCGCTTAAGTAAGAATCGTTTTTCCGATTTCTTCTTGATTTTACTGATCCTCATTGGGCCAATTTATGTGATTCAAGCTGTTATTCAATTACTATCAGGTGTTAATTTTTTTCGTGAAACAGGTGTAGGTACAAGCTGGATCGAACAAATTGTAAGTTCTTTCGACCAAACATATGGAAATGAATATGAGACAACCAATTTTGGAGCTGATATCGCATTAATTGTTTCAGGTCTCTTTACTGCGATTTTTCTTCCAGTTGCACAAGCCGCTATATTAATTGCAGTTAATGCCATTCGTAATGAAGAGGAATTTACCGTTGGTACGACTATAAAAAAAGCCTTCTCAAGATTTTGGCCAATAATTGGAAGTGGTATTTTGTTTGGACTCATTTCCTTTTTCCTAATTGTTGTTCCAGCTGTCTTAATTAGTATTGTAGGATTCTCGACGGGGGTGGAAAATCCTATTCTAGGCATTTTCCTTGCGATTCTTTTAATAGTCGGAGTAGGAATCGGAGTTGTTTATTTATTAACAAGATGGAGCTTTTATTTTGGATCTGTCGTCCTAAAGGAGGGGTCTCCTGGTTTTTCTAGAAGCTGGCGATTAACGACTAAAAGAACATGGTCTCTTATTGGACTCTTTATTATTTTCTTCCTAATATCAAATAGTATTTCAAGTGCTGTGGAAATATCGTTTGCTTTAGTTTTAGGTAATAGTGTGTTATTAGGCTTATTAACAAATACCGTTGCTTTATTTACAACTTTATTCTTTGCAGTAGGCTATGCCGTTATGTATCTTGATCTTAAGGTGAGGAATGAAGCGACAGATTTAAAGGATTTAGTTCAAGAATATGAAAATAACGCATAAGAAATAGATTTATAGGAGAGAACTGAATGCTTACTGAAGATAAGGCAAGAGAAGAACTCCAAAAAATACTGGATGATAGAGAGTATAAAATCTATGAAAAAGAACCGGGCTTTCTAGAAAAGTGGTGGAGATCCGTTGAAGAATGGCTTGCAGAACGATTAGAGGACCTTTTTCCTTCAATTGAACCAACTCCAGGTATAGCCGGGAAAACATTGATGATAGTGATTATTGCAATAATCGTTATCCTTTTAATCAGTCTAATCTGGACATTTATAAAAAATAATAAAAGAAAAGAACGATTACGTAAGACAAAGCCACTTCAATCAAATGAAGAATGGAATTGGACGTATCAAAAACATTTAGATGAAGCAAGTAAACAAGAAGCAAAACATGCATACGACTTAGCGTCACGTCATCTTTTCCTTGCTTTACTTTTATATAGTCATGAAAAAGAATGGCTAAAAGCGAGAATCTGGAAGACGAACTGGGAGTATTACGATGAGTTAATAAAAGTAAATAAAGAGTGGGCTGGACAGTTTTTTACGCTTGCTCAACATTTTGATTCTGTTACCTATGGGGAACATCCTGTTACGGCGGAAGAATATGAGGAATATAAAAAAATCGTAATGAAATGGTTTCAACAAGAACTGGATAATCAAGTAGTACCAGAAACGAACGGACTTTAAAAGAGGGGGCGACATCTGTTTTGGGAAAAGCAACATTATCTATGAATAAATGGGTTATCATACCAGTCCTGTTTTTGATCGTCCTCTTAAGTAGTTATTTTATTGCTACAGGAGATCCAAAGACATTTCCAAGCTATGTGACAGATTCCCCGACACCTACAGGAACGAAGGCGTTTTTTACGTATATGCAGCAAGAGGCAGAGATAGTGAAAGATTGGAACCGTCCACCAAATTTATTGTCTGCTAACGATAATAACGAAGTTCTTGTCATGATCGAACCATTTTTCACACCTACTACTGAAGAAATGGAAGCCTATATAGACTATATGGAGGCGGGAAATACAATACTTTTGTTTAGTGAGAATCCAAAAGGCTTCTTTGACATAGAAGTTCAATATGACGCTTCATTGTTACCGGATGAAAAAGTGAAGGATCACCACGGAAACTTTTTTCGTACTGAGCTTCAATCTCCAATTACGTTTCTTATAAAGGATACCGATCAACCGTTATTATTTAGTGATCAGGAAGGTGTTATAGCGTATAAAAGGCAGTATGGAGAAGGAACGTTAATGGTATCAAATGCTCCAGAATGGCTTGTAAATGGGAATATTTTAAAAGAAGGTAATCTCTCGCTTATCACAAGCTTGTTTAATATGGCGGAAGGTGACGTCTATTATTTCGACGAATACTTACATGGAGAGAAAAATAGTGCGGCGACAACTCAGGTTTATCCGTTGTGGTTTCTCCTCATATTGTTACAAAGCGCGATTGTGATGGTGTTGTTTTTATGGAGTAAAGGTAAACGATTTGGTCCGATTTTAGTTCCTCGTGAAGAGATGGTCCGTTTTAGTGATGAAAGGATAGCAGCTCTATCAGCCTGGTATATTCGAAGCAAAAATTATCATAGCTCACTAGTGATCCAAGCAGATTACTTAAAGTATTTACTCCAAGATAAATGGGGAATTAGGTATAGTACACCTTGGACAGATATTGAAGAAGACTTAAGAAGAAGAATGAAAAGTCAAAAGATCGATACACACTCCTTCGTAATGAAATTGAGTGCTGCGTTAGAGAGGGAAACTCTATCAAAACGTGAATACCTAGAATGGTCTAAAATAATTGATCGATTAAGGAAAGAGGTGGAGAAAGGATGAACGAACAATTAGCATCCTTAATAGAAAAGTACGAAGAACGAATAGTGGGACAATCTCTAAATCTTAAATTATTACTAGCTTCCATTTTGTCTGGAGGACATGTTTTACTAGAAGGTGTTCCAGGGACTGGTAAAACGCAAATGGTCAAAACATTAGCTAACTTAATAGGTGGAGATTTTTCTCGTATTCAATTTACACCAGACCTCCTTCCTAGTGATATTACAGGAAGTACAATTTATAATATGAAGGATAGTACGTTTCAAACATTGAAGGGACCTATCTTTTCAACTATTTTATTAGCTGATGAAATTAATCGTACACCTGCGAAAACACAGGCAGCATTGCTTGAGGCTATGGAGGAAAAGCAAGTGACAATTCATGGTGAAACGTACCCATTGTCAGATGTCTTTTTTGTTGTAGCTACTCAAAATCCTATAGAATTTGAAGGAACCTATCCATTACCAGAAGCACAACAGGATCGATTCTTATTTAAGCTTATCATTGACTTTCCTCAATTTGAGGAGGAAAAACAAGTGTTAAAGCAGGTAATGGAAAATGAAATGAAAAAACCGTTGGAACAAGTGCTTTCTCTTCTTGAATTTTCTTCTATAAGAGATGAGATTGAAGAGATTACATTAAGTGAGAGTGTACTAGATTACATGATGAAGCTCGTGAGAAGAACGCGAGAAACGGATACTATTCAGTTTGGAGCAAGTACAAGGGCAGCTATATCAATGGGGAAAGCTGCAAAAGCATGGGCTTATCTTTCCGGTAGAGATTATGTAACCCCTGATGATATTAAAATGGTAGCCAAACCAAGTCTAAGACATCGTATTCAATTATCTCCTCATATAGAATTGGAGGGAACATCTGTTGATCAAGTTATTGAAGACCTTGTGGGGGCGACTCCTGTTCCGAGATAGAGGTGTACTGCCATCAAAACGATTACTATTGCTTTTTCTTATTTTCTCTGTCGTGTTAATTCTTTTAACAAGGTTCAATTTATCATGGCCTACGTTTTTTATTCTAAATGGGTTGCTTTTTCTTCTTAGTTTAGGCGATTTGTTTCTTTCACCAAGTAAGAAGCAAGTCCAATTCAAACGTACTATACCAGTAGAAATGGAAAGAGGAATCTCTTATCATGCTGCTATACATAGTAACAATAACTCGACTAAGAGAATGCTTTATCATGTAGTTGACGGCACCCCCCAATCCTTTGATAAGCTACCTATTATTAGTGGTAATGTAGGAGAGCAAGCCTCTACAGTGGTCCACTATGACGTGACCGCCAAGATAAGAGGGAAATATGAAGTGAACCATCTTTATGTGCGATATAAAAGTTACATAGGATTATGGGAAAAACAAATGAAAATAGAGGATAGGCAAGAAGTGAAAGTCATTCCAGACCTAACATCAATGAAGGGATATTTAGAGAGTGCTCAACAATTCCTTTTACATGATGGATTGAAGGTTCGAAAGCATAAAACAGGTAGTGGTGAGTTTACAAAGATTCGCAGCTTTGTCGTTGGAGATGATCCTAGAAAAATTAACTGGCGGCAAACAGCCAAATTACAAGAGGTTATGACAAATGAATTTGAGCCTGAACATGGGAAGTATATTACCATTTTACTTGATTGCGGGAGAATGATG encodes the following:
- the metK gene encoding methionine adenosyltransferase, translating into MTKKRLFTSESVTEGHPDKICDQISDSILDAIISKDPNARVACETSVTTGLVLVAGEITTSTYVDIPKIVRETIKDIGYTRAKYGFDAETCAVLTSIDEQSADIALGVDQALEAREGQMSDEEIDAIGAGDQGLMFGFACNETKELMPLPISLAHKLSRRLTEVRKEEILPYLRPDGKTQVTVEYDENNKPVRIDTIVISTQHHPEITLEQIQRNLKEHVINPVVPTELIDENTKYFINPTGRFVIGGPQGDAGLTGRKIIVDTYGGYARHGGGAFSGKDATKVDRSAAYAARYVAKNIVAAGLADKCEVQLAYAIGVAQPVSISIDTFGTGKVSEDVLVDVVRNNFDLRPAGIIKMLDLRRPIYKQTAAYGHFGRNDLDLPWERTDKADALSKEALQ
- a CDS encoding transposase, yielding MKDIIYQVFFSIVELLREKGLVKLEHYFVDGTKIEANANQYIFIWRKATEKYEKSLDDQYRQLALQIEQILQEEEKSAPSAGLEEKLKEIPITSERKGAQKVVI
- a CDS encoding sensor histidine kinase, which translates into the protein MRLYKKTIHSLSLKSKVRLLFACILCVTILFSFLFIHYLYRDLYVKDVEESLVSEGQKLSHYYSVEQIPTEDYPSYISWYNSISESEVLFIDNPRELSACLPFEINHQALITEQERRQLLTGEHLIKVGYEERFDRKIMGVVIPLLDNKSLSGILYLYLPLSPITEVFNQSTPLLIAVGVVFFLLTFFIVNRMSHSFLQPIHEMKQYANDLAKGQFSKVIPVQSQDEIGKLAETFNYMSKALHETDIRKKEFLANVAHELRTPLSYVKGYSEVLQEGLYETEDEAKKYLVLIQQESERMKRLVNDLLDLAQLESTHYQLVKMPIVFSQLILDTLERFNYRIKEKELQITVSLDDEIIINGNEDRLQQIVYNLIENAIRYTNSQGKITLTLREEKEKIHFSIADNGIGMTKVDTEQIGQRFFRSDKARNRKEGGTGLGLAIVKQLVHLHGGTLEVESEVGEGTKFSLFFPLYNEEER
- a CDS encoding response regulator transcription factor, whose translation is MENKTILVVDDEQDMRQLIRLYLQKDGYSVMEAADGDTARTLLENQTPHLILLDVMMPIKDGFTVAKEIHSKKNIPIIFLTARSDETDRIYGLKLGADDYVVKPFSPGELLARVAAVLRRVSQEPSISLEDDTKVIGPLHFNLKARKVSCDGQALTLTLKEYELLYFLAMHRDQVFSREHLLQKIWGVDYLGSERTVDTHIKTLRIKLMNSSSLIQTVWGVGYKFEII
- a CDS encoding YncE family protein; amino-acid sequence: MKRTKRTFQLILLILVVSACSQTNLTPIPKNQSLIASLNIYDQTITFIENDTQEIVTWDIPHPFKNGLFISDDQLLLLNKEADESYLYELSTGKSTKWNLGTGIETALVSNNMVYFANQDEKKVQMVNKHGDLVKEVSLEYTPYFLFEQKDYLYVSYLDHPSITVLSKKDIELIDSFQAIKGASGGLVQNNELWLGGHGTGEHIQEEVYVYDLSQRQQLAKIPAPIMPVDFAVYQDSIYVLSHGSNTLREFELSTYKEIRSLDVGANPFSMVLSDHFLYISSYDANEVNVIDLLTFEQVKTIPVGDGPLHLLNREGEN
- a CDS encoding FixH family protein, with product MKMKVLLTIAITGMLLLTGCQNKDEETNSHSVHEDSSDVVKTPKVEIIGSEHVDPNKEATIGANVYYGEDLVDDAEVTFEITDPAGASEKIEAALIENGYYEVTYTFIENGIYEVIAHTNVKSYHTMPKMTVQVGEGHSEKGEVERESGHEHHHRSIEVITDDLTGFIFNKEQQLTTTILENDQPFPHAKVRFEIWANGEEKHEFIDANEGEEEGTYQSLYTFRKTGEYNITVHVEKEEIHEHVELHVDVKEE
- a CDS encoding DUF4129 domain-containing protein is translated as MLTEDKAREELQKILDDREYKIYEKEPGFLEKWWRSVEEWLAERLEDLFPSIEPTPGIAGKTLMIVIIAIIVILLISLIWTFIKNNKRKERLRKTKPLQSNEEWNWTYQKHLDEASKQEAKHAYDLASRHLFLALLLYSHEKEWLKARIWKTNWEYYDELIKVNKEWAGQFFTLAQHFDSVTYGEHPVTAEEYEEYKKIVMKWFQQELDNQVVPETNGL
- a CDS encoding DUF4350 domain-containing protein; translation: MGKATLSMNKWVIIPVLFLIVLLSSYFIATGDPKTFPSYVTDSPTPTGTKAFFTYMQQEAEIVKDWNRPPNLLSANDNNEVLVMIEPFFTPTTEEMEAYIDYMEAGNTILLFSENPKGFFDIEVQYDASLLPDEKVKDHHGNFFRTELQSPITFLIKDTDQPLLFSDQEGVIAYKRQYGEGTLMVSNAPEWLVNGNILKEGNLSLITSLFNMAEGDVYYFDEYLHGEKNSAATTQVYPLWFLLILLQSAIVMVLFLWSKGKRFGPILVPREEMVRFSDERIAALSAWYIRSKNYHSSLVIQADYLKYLLQDKWGIRYSTPWTDIEEDLRRRMKSQKIDTHSFVMKLSAALERETLSKREYLEWSKIIDRLRKEVEKG
- a CDS encoding AAA family ATPase is translated as MNEQLASLIEKYEERIVGQSLNLKLLLASILSGGHVLLEGVPGTGKTQMVKTLANLIGGDFSRIQFTPDLLPSDITGSTIYNMKDSTFQTLKGPIFSTILLADEINRTPAKTQAALLEAMEEKQVTIHGETYPLSDVFFVVATQNPIEFEGTYPLPEAQQDRFLFKLIIDFPQFEEEKQVLKQVMENEMKKPLEQVLSLLEFSSIRDEIEEITLSESVLDYMMKLVRRTRETDTIQFGASTRAAISMGKAAKAWAYLSGRDYVTPDDIKMVAKPSLRHRIQLSPHIELEGTSVDQVIEDLVGATPVPR
- a CDS encoding DUF58 domain-containing protein, with amino-acid sequence MIKLLKTLWGRLLFRDRGVLPSKRLLLLFLIFSVVLILLTRFNLSWPTFFILNGLLFLLSLGDLFLSPSKKQVQFKRTIPVEMERGISYHAAIHSNNNSTKRMLYHVVDGTPQSFDKLPIISGNVGEQASTVVHYDVTAKIRGKYEVNHLYVRYKSYIGLWEKQMKIEDRQEVKVIPDLTSMKGYLESAQQFLLHDGLKVRKHKTGSGEFTKIRSFVVGDDPRKINWRQTAKLQEVMTNEFEPEHGKYITILLDCGRMMGAELSNSNRLEKTLEAALTVAAAALQKGDYVSVLAFSKEVKVYVPPAKGMAHIQTILQAIYQVEVDASESNYAAVLAYLQTVQKKRSFLILFSDIYTFLHEESALVYLKRLRKRHLFLMLGIEDESLQKESRNESISIKKAMMKSIAQQQILMKRTEKIRWEKQGLHMVEAKEESLAGTAVSYYITMLNQGVL